The region TGGCGATACTTCCCTGGGCGCCCTGACCGTTAGTGGTCAAGGCGATATCAGGCATCAGAAACTCGCCCTCGACCTGCAAGGGCCCATGCTCAAACTGGCGCTTGGACTGGATGGTGCATTGGACAAAGGCAACTGGCGCGGGCAACTGGCCAGCGGCGATATCCAGGCTGGCGGCCAGGACTGGAAGCTGCAAGGTCCGGCGAAACTTGAACGGCTGGCGGACGGCAAAATCAATTTCGGCGCCCATTGCTGGATGTCCGGCCCGGCCAGTTTGTGCGGCCAGGACCAGCGCCTGATGCCTGAGCCGAAGTTGCGGTATCACCTCAAACAGTTCCCCATCGACAGTTTGGGCCAGTGGCTGCCGAAGGATTTCGCCTGGCAGGGCAAGCTCAATGCTGACCTGCAACTGGACGTGCCAGCCAGCGGTCCGAACGGCCAGATCAGCATTGATGCCAGCGGCGGCACCCTGCGCATGAAAGAGAAAGATCAGTGGCTGGATTTCCCCTACCAGACCCTGAAACTCACCAGCAAGCTCACGCCTAAACGCATCGACACCGAATTGAACTTCGTCGGCGACAAGCTCGGGGAGTTGATGGTGCAGGCGCAGATCAACCCGTTGCCGAAGAATAAACCGCTGACCGGCTCGTTCCGCCTTAATGGCCTGGACCTCTCAGTGGCGCGGCCGTTTGTACCGATGGTGGAGAAACTCAGCGGGCGTTTGAATGGCAGCGGCACGTTGTCCGGTGGACTGCTGGCGCCACTGGTCAATGGCAATCTGCTGCTCAGCGACGGCGAGATTTCCGGTGCTGAGCTGCCGATGGACTTTCAGGCTTTGCAGCTTCAAGCGTTGATTGCGGGCGAAACCGTGCAACTGAACGGCGGCTGGAAAAGCGGCAAGACCGGGCAGGGCAGCCTCAACGGCAACATCGCCTGGGGGCAGGCACTGGTTGTGGATCTGGCGCTTAAAGGCACGCAACTGCCGGTGACTGTCGAACCTTACGCCAAACTGGAAGTGGCGCCGGACCTGAAAATTTCGATGAAAGGTGACGAACTGTCCATCGCCGGCAAAGTGTGGGTGCCGAAGGGTGAAATCACCGTGCGCGAATTGCCACCGTCGACGGTCAAAGTCTCTGACGACACAGTGATCGTTGGCCAGCAGACAGAACAAGGCAAACCGCCGATGGCCATGAAAATGGACATTGATGTGGTGGTTGGCCAAGACACGCTCAGCTTCGCCGGGTTCGGCCTGACCGCGAATCTGCAAGGCCAGGTACACATCGGCGACAACCTGGACACTCGGGGCGAGCTGTGGCTCAACGACGGTCGCTACAGTGCTTATGGCCAGCGCCTGACAGTACGTCGGGCACGTTTGTTGTTTGCCGGCCCCCTCGATCAGCCTTACCTCGACATCGAAGCGGTACGCCAGACGGACGACGTGACGGCCGGTATTCGCCTGAGCGGCAGCGCCGAGCAACCGACCACGGAAATTTTCTCGGAGCCGGCCATGAGTCAGGAGCAGGCGTTGTCCTATCTGGTACTCGGACGTCCCTTGAGTAGCAACGGTGAAGACAACAACATGCTCGCCCAGGCGGCGCTTGGCCTGGGGTTGATGGGCAGTTCTGGAGTTACCAGCGGCTTGGCCAAGGATTTGGGCATTCAGGACTTCCAGCTGGACACCCAGGGCAGCGGCACCACCACGGCCGTGGTCGCCAGCGGCAATATCTCCGAGAAACTCAGCCTGCGTTACGGCGTCGGTGTGTTCGAGCCGGCCAACACCCTTGCTTTGCGCTATAAGCTGAGCAAGAAGGTCTACCTCGAAGTCGCGAGTGGCGTGGCCAGCTCTCTGGATATTTTCTACAAGCGTGACTTCTAGCGCCTGTGCCCTCAATGATTTTGCGTTGCCTAGGCCGGCGGTCGAGTCCACCGGGCACTGCTCGCGCAGCGTCCGACAGTCTCGGGATGTATTAGACTCTGCGGGGTTCAGCGGTCGCTCTTATGGCGCCCGTCCCCACTGCCCATGAAGGGGTCATATGGTCCGCTTGAGTATGATCTTGCTCGGTCACGATTTCGTCCGTCGGCGTTGGTCGACCCTCGCGTTGGTGGGGGTTGTCTGGGCGATAGCAGGCGTAGCGATTTTCATTGATGCGCTGGACGGTGTTACCTATTTCCCATTGCATGTATTCGGCTACCTGTTGCTGGCCGAAGCTGTGATCATTTTGGTCGTGCCGGCACCGCAAACAGACACCGCGTCAGCCCTGCGCAAGGCACGAGGGGTTGGGTTCCTGGTCCTGGGTCTGTTGATTGTCGATTCACATCACGTGGCGAGTCTGATTCTGGCAGTGCTTTTTGGTGTGGCCTTTTTTGCCGACGGTTGCTTTCGTCTTGCGGCCGCCGTGGTGGTGCGCTTTGCCGGTTGGCCACTCTCATTGCTGACGGGGTTATTTGAAATAACCTTTGCCGTGTTTATTCTCGAACCGTACCCCACGCTCTACGCTGGAACCGTGCCGTACTGCATCGGTATGAGTATTTTCCTCTCAGGGTGTGTTTTGCTGCGGCAATCGTTTCGATTGAAAGGGCGACGTTCGAAAGCGACGGCATGCGGCGTTTACCCGCTCTCAACAGTACAAACGTGCGCCGCTCCGTTGGTGATCCACGTCTGGACGCCCAGCGGTACGGCTGACAACAGTTTGGTGAGCAATCCACTGCTCAACCGCTACATCGCTGCTGTTGATATCAACGGCGTCGTCTCGGCCGGTCATGCCGCGCTGGAGTGTGCGCCTGAGATCTACGTCAGCCATTACCCCGAAGTGGATATTGATCATTCGGCGGGAGACTTCGTGCGGCTGTTGCGGGCCACACCGAACAACAATGTGGTCGGCCGGTTCCTGCCCAGCTATGTCGGCGAGGTTGCCGAGTGGTGCGAGTCTTCGGTGCAGGTGCGCTTTGGACGTTACGACAGTGAGCGGCTGAGGGAGTTTTGGCGCGATTATCGGCAGGACACCACGTACAACCTGACCAGCCGAAATTGTTCAAGTGCGGTAGCGCGTTGCCTGGAGGCGGCGCTTGAGGGCGCCATGAACCGTGGCCATTCGAGCATGATGGATTTTTTCCGGGTGGTCATGAGTCCAGAGTTTTGGGTGGCGGCCCAACTGCGTAAACGCGCAGAGGCCATGGCCTGGACCCCAGGACTGCTACTCGACTATGCACGCGCCTTGAATGCCGCTATCGAGCCCAAACCGGCGGGCTGGTACAGCGTGTACGCGGGTGTTAAACGAGCCTGCCGCTATGCCTCGGCTGCTTTAAAGGGGCAGGCGCTGCGCTCGGATCAACCGCCCCGTCAAGAACCCGCGAAGCCTCCGGCAGACAAGCCCTGACACAGATGCGTTTCTGGTGCAGGGCGGGTGGCGAACCCACCGTGAAGAGGCCCATAAACGGGAGCATCGTGCGGACCGTCTGTGGTTCGAGCGCCTGGCGCCGCTGAACTGTCTTGAGACAGATCTCAAAGCGTCATTGATTGACTGTGATACAAAACAAGCGTGCGCAATCGGCACTGGCCAATTGAGTGCCGGTTAATGTTCTGCGGCTAAGCGTTTCAATCCGCGCTCTAACCGGCCACGCAGCCCCCTTGTGGGCAAACTAAATCAGTGAGTAATACATGAAAAGCGCGCGTTCTCTTGAAGGCAAGGTTGCATTTGTGCAGGGCGGCTCTCGTGGTATTGGGGCGGCCATTGTCCAGCGGCTAGTTGATGAAGGCGCCGCCGTTGCCTTTACCTACCTCTCTTCTTTGGAAAAAGCCGAAAAAACCGTGCAGGGCATTGTCTCTGCCGGGGGCAAAGCCATTGCTATTCGCGCCGACAGTGCGGATGCGCACGCTTTGCAGGCAGCCATACGCCAGGCGACGGATCATTTTGGTGCTCTGGATATTCTGGTCAACAACGCAGGCGTTCTGGTCTGGGGCCCGCTTGAGGACATGACGCTGGAAGATTTTGACCGGTCAGTGGCGATTAATGTCCGCAGCGTATTTGTCGCCAGCCAAGAGGCGGCACGGCATATGACGGATGGCGGCCGCATTATCAACATCGGCAGTGTCAATGCCGACCGGGTCCCCGTGGCCGGAGGCGCGATCTATGCCCTGAGCAAATCAGCCATCGTCGGTTTGACCAAAGGTTTGGCGCGTGACCTGGGGCCACGCGGTATCACGGTGAACAACGTTCAGCCAGGTCCCGTTGATACCGACATGAACCCTGCCGAAGGTGAATTTGCCAGCCAGTTGACAGCATTGATGGCATTGGGTCGGTACGGTAAAGATCATGAGATCGCCAGTTTTGTGGCCTACCTCGCCGGCCCCGAGGCAGGCTTTATCACCGGTGCGAGCCTAACCATTGACGGCGGTTTTTCCGTCTGAACATTCCGTTAACGCCGTGCAGACACGTCCGCAGAATGCCCGTCACAGCTTGAACTGGGCGACCAAGGTGTTGAACGACCCCGCCAGGCGCGACAGCTCCTGGCTCGAGGCCGCGGTCTGATTGGCGCCCGCGGCGCTTTGGGTCGAAAGGTCCTGAATGTTCGTCAGGTTACGGTCCACCTCACGGGCGACTTGGGCCTGTTCCTCGGAGGCCGATGCAATCACCATATTGCGCTCGTTGATCGTCGATACCCCTGCGGTGATCTTCTCCAGCGCCGAACCGGCATGTTCCGCCAAACCCTGAGTTTGAGTGGCCAGTGCCAGGCTTTTGCCCATGGCGGCGACGGCCCCGTCTGCGCCGCGCTGCACCGTTGCGATCATGCCTTCGATTTCCACCGTGGACGCTTGAGTTCGATGGGCGAGGGCGCGGACTTCGTCGGCCACTACGGCAAAACCACGACCTTGCTCGCCCGCACGGGCTGCTTCGATGGCGGCGTTCAAGGCCAGCAGGTTGGTCTGTTCAGCGATGCTGCGAATCACTTCCAGCACCTTGCTGATTTCTCGCACATTGCCGGCCAGTTCGCTCACCGCGGCATTGGAGCCATTGATCTCGGCCACCATATTGCTGATGCCATTTACGGTCTGCTTGACTTGAGATTGACCGTTAATCGCGTCGGTGCTGGCGCTGCTCGACGCTTGTGAGGTGGTGACAGCGTTACGCGCCACTTCTTCAACCGCCGCCGTCATCTCGTTGACCGCTGTGGCTGCCTGCTGGATTTCATCGTTCTGACGGGTCAGCCCACGCGTGCTTTCTTCGGTGACGGCTGACAGCTCTTCGGCGGCCGAGGCCAATTGGTCCGAGGCGTCCGCGATTTGAGTGATGGTGCGCTTCAGGCCGCCCTGCATGTCTGAGAGGGCATTGAGTAACTGGCCAGCCTCGTCATGGCTGTTGCCGCTGATCTGGCGAGTGAGGTCACCACCGGCGATCTCTTGCGCATACGATACGGCGACCGCCAGGGGGCGAGTGATCATCCGGGTGATGAGGATGCCCAAGGCAATGGCCGTGATGAACGCCGCAATGATGCCACCCAGCAGCGATATCGTGGCGCTACTCCGCAACTCCCCTGCGGCGATGGCGCCTTCGCTTATTTGTCGGTTGTTGGATTCGATCATCACCCGCAGCAAGCTCCGCGCTTCACGGAAGGCGATGTTGTTAGTGCCGTTGAGGATGACGCGTGCTTGTTCAAGGTCTTTGGCGTTTATCCGTTCAATGACTTGCTGCGCGGTGCTGTCGTAGCTAGGCCAGAGCAGGTCAAGCTTGTCGCCCGCGGCGCGTTCATCGTCTTCAAGCAGCGTGGCTCGGTAGGTCGAATAGGCTTTTTTTGCGGCGTTCAAGTCGTTGACCAGTGCGTCGCGCAGACGCTGATTTTCGGCGTCTGCCACCGACTCTGTGTGTGCATCCAGCAGACGGTATAGGCCGCGGTTGTGTGCGGTCAGGCTGGTCAGGGTTTCTGCCGTCTTGGCCACCGAAACCAGGTTGTTGGAGAAGGTCAGGGCCAGCGCTGCGGACAATTTATTGATGCCCAATATGCCGCCAGCGCCCACCAGGAGGGTAATCAGCGCGCAGAAAACAAATGCAGCCAGCAGTTTTGTCGAGAATTTAGAGCGGCTCAAAATATTCATTTAATGAACTCGGGGGAGGGTCTATGCCGGGGTTAGCGTTGAGCCATGATCGGGGGATAAGGGCGCGTTGATATCATAGTGACACTACCGGTGCAGGGCCGTTCAATGAAATTCACTAACTGTTACATTTTCTTTTAAGCGGCTGAACATTGCAAAAATATGACGGATACTCG is a window of Pseudomonas sp. DC1.2 DNA encoding:
- a CDS encoding HdeD family acid-resistance protein, which translates into the protein MVRLSMILLGHDFVRRRWSTLALVGVVWAIAGVAIFIDALDGVTYFPLHVFGYLLLAEAVIILVVPAPQTDTASALRKARGVGFLVLGLLIVDSHHVASLILAVLFGVAFFADGCFRLAAAVVVRFAGWPLSLLTGLFEITFAVFILEPYPTLYAGTVPYCIGMSIFLSGCVLLRQSFRLKGRRSKATACGVYPLSTVQTCAAPLVIHVWTPSGTADNSLVSNPLLNRYIAAVDINGVVSAGHAALECAPEIYVSHYPEVDIDHSAGDFVRLLRATPNNNVVGRFLPSYVGEVAEWCESSVQVRFGRYDSERLREFWRDYRQDTTYNLTSRNCSSAVARCLEAALEGAMNRGHSSMMDFFRVVMSPEFWVAAQLRKRAEAMAWTPGLLLDYARALNAAIEPKPAGWYSVYAGVKRACRYASAALKGQALRSDQPPRQEPAKPPADKP
- a CDS encoding translocation/assembly module TamB domain-containing protein, giving the protein MNRGLKITLLTMLALLMLIVLAVTTVLGSAAGSRWALGFVPGLTVENFQGRLGGQWSADHLLWRQGSSEVELNKVIFAWSPLCLTRLTLCIEQLQADQVSLQFPPSAEAASSGPIKLPDLKLPLTIELGDVKVGSLLFNGSEQLKGLQLAAHWTAKGLQIDSVQLQRDDLSLNLYGLLQPGGDWPLTAEGTLTMSRPAPWALALKVDGDLLKTLNLKADSSGYLNGQLTGELQPLADNLPAKVRITADGFKPSADLPDTLQLNQLELTGDGDLKNGYQLFGKAVLPADKGPVALLLQGKVDAKGAQIAGLDLSASDKQSLKLTGNLDWSKGFSAEAKIDWLDFPWHRLYPLIDEPQVALRSFNGEVSYTDGKYLGNFKAALDGPAGAFSLSSPFSGDLTKIYLQQFQLEAGQGKAEGHLNLQFADGIAWDTALDLSAINPAYWMAELPGTLAGPLRSKGEMKNEKLSLTADLDLKGKLRGQPAVIQAKADGGGEQWNLSALQVRLGDNSISGKGRLQQTLAGQLDIKLPRLAQLWPQLRGQLNGRVDVAGTLKAPQGKLGLQGSQLFFEDNRLQSLNLDATLDGAQRANIDLKGSGIQAGDTSLGALTVSGQGDIRHQKLALDLQGPMLKLALGLDGALDKGNWRGQLASGDIQAGGQDWKLQGPAKLERLADGKINFGAHCWMSGPASLCGQDQRLMPEPKLRYHLKQFPIDSLGQWLPKDFAWQGKLNADLQLDVPASGPNGQISIDASGGTLRMKEKDQWLDFPYQTLKLTSKLTPKRIDTELNFVGDKLGELMVQAQINPLPKNKPLTGSFRLNGLDLSVARPFVPMVEKLSGRLNGSGTLSGGLLAPLVNGNLLLSDGEISGAELPMDFQALQLQALIAGETVQLNGGWKSGKTGQGSLNGNIAWGQALVVDLALKGTQLPVTVEPYAKLEVAPDLKISMKGDELSIAGKVWVPKGEITVRELPPSTVKVSDDTVIVGQQTEQGKPPMAMKMDIDVVVGQDTLSFAGFGLTANLQGQVHIGDNLDTRGELWLNDGRYSAYGQRLTVRRARLLFAGPLDQPYLDIEAVRQTDDVTAGIRLSGSAEQPTTEIFSEPAMSQEQALSYLVLGRPLSSNGEDNNMLAQAALGLGLMGSSGVTSGLAKDLGIQDFQLDTQGSGTTTAVVASGNISEKLSLRYGVGVFEPANTLALRYKLSKKVYLEVASGVASSLDIFYKRDF
- a CDS encoding methyl-accepting chemotaxis protein, producing MQGGLKRTITQIADASDQLASAAEELSAVTEESTRGLTRQNDEIQQAATAVNEMTAAVEEVARNAVTTSQASSSASTDAINGQSQVKQTVNGISNMVAEINGSNAAVSELAGNVREISKVLEVIRSIAEQTNLLALNAAIEAARAGEQGRGFAVVADEVRALAHRTQASTVEIEGMIATVQRGADGAVAAMGKSLALATQTQGLAEHAGSALEKITAGVSTINERNMVIASASEEQAQVAREVDRNLTNIQDLSTQSAAGANQTAASSQELSRLAGSFNTLVAQFKL
- a CDS encoding 3-oxoacyl-ACP reductase family protein, with the protein product MKSARSLEGKVAFVQGGSRGIGAAIVQRLVDEGAAVAFTYLSSLEKAEKTVQGIVSAGGKAIAIRADSADAHALQAAIRQATDHFGALDILVNNAGVLVWGPLEDMTLEDFDRSVAINVRSVFVASQEAARHMTDGGRIINIGSVNADRVPVAGGAIYALSKSAIVGLTKGLARDLGPRGITVNNVQPGPVDTDMNPAEGEFASQLTALMALGRYGKDHEIASFVAYLAGPEAGFITGASLTIDGGFSV